The Nitrospirales bacterium genome includes a window with the following:
- a CDS encoding peptidylprolyl isomerase, whose translation MTLTIGERSVVSMHYKLTDDKGTVIDTSEGSKPLAYLHGAGNIIPGLEKALVGKTEGESLRVRIEPSEGYGDVNPDLIKIIERKAFEGIEKLEAGMTFQAKAPDGSTQNIMVTKVDGDDVTIDSNHPLAGITLNFDIQILSVREATKEELDHGHTHEGGHSH comes from the coding sequence ATGACATTAACAATCGGAGAGCGTTCAGTGGTCAGCATGCACTACAAATTGACGGACGATAAAGGCACCGTCATCGATACCTCAGAAGGCTCGAAACCACTCGCGTATTTACATGGAGCAGGGAATATCATCCCTGGATTAGAAAAAGCCCTGGTTGGCAAGACTGAAGGAGAGTCTTTGCGAGTGCGAATCGAGCCATCAGAAGGCTATGGCGATGTCAATCCTGACCTGATCAAGATTATTGAACGGAAGGCCTTCGAAGGCATTGAGAAACTTGAAGCCGGAATGACGTTTCAAGCCAAAGCCCCTGACGGCAGTACGCAGAATATTATGGTGACGAAAGTCGACGGGGACGACGTGACGATCGACAGCAATCATCCCCTTGCCGGCATCACGTTAAATTTCGACATACAAATCCTCAGCGTCAGAGAAGCGACAAAAGAAGAACTCGACCATGGGCATACACACGAAGGAGGGCATAGTCACTAG